The Streptomyces cynarae genome contains a region encoding:
- a CDS encoding amino acid ABC transporter permease has protein sequence MTDTVDKTPAPTVPPEQIKAIPVRHYGRWVAGVLVVAVVVLVGIAFSNAKINYSVIPDYLTDGTILSGAWHTLYISVLAMVLGLALGVVLAVMRMSSNPVTSTVSWFYIWFFRGTPVLVQLLLWYNIALVFPILNLGFYKDEMNQVMTPFLTALLGLGLNEAAYMAEIVRAGIQSVDEGQTEASHALGMTQGQTLRRVILPQAMRVIVPPTGNEFINMLKTSSLAYAVQFNELIKRSQDISSTSLAVVEMYFVASIWYLILTTIFSIVQYYIERRYARGSTRNLPPTPLQRLKRNLRLFGSFRRPEVAR, from the coding sequence GTGACTGACACTGTCGACAAGACTCCGGCGCCGACGGTGCCGCCGGAGCAGATCAAGGCCATACCGGTGCGCCACTACGGGCGCTGGGTGGCCGGCGTCCTGGTCGTCGCCGTGGTGGTGCTGGTCGGGATCGCGTTCTCCAACGCGAAGATCAACTACAGCGTGATCCCGGACTATCTCACGGACGGGACGATCCTTTCCGGAGCCTGGCACACGCTGTACATCTCCGTGCTCGCCATGGTGCTCGGCCTCGCCCTGGGCGTCGTCCTCGCGGTGATGCGGATGTCGTCGAACCCGGTCACCAGCACGGTGTCCTGGTTCTACATCTGGTTCTTCCGCGGCACCCCGGTCCTGGTCCAGCTGCTCCTCTGGTACAACATCGCACTCGTGTTCCCCATTCTGAACCTGGGGTTCTACAAGGACGAGATGAACCAGGTGATGACGCCGTTCCTGACGGCTCTCCTGGGCCTCGGCCTGAACGAGGCCGCGTACATGGCGGAGATCGTGCGCGCGGGCATCCAGTCGGTGGACGAGGGGCAGACGGAGGCGTCCCACGCGCTGGGCATGACCCAGGGTCAGACCCTGCGGCGCGTGATCCTCCCGCAGGCGATGCGGGTGATCGTCCCGCCGACGGGCAACGAGTTCATCAACATGCTGAAGACCTCGTCGCTGGCCTACGCGGTCCAGTTCAACGAGCTCATCAAGCGGTCCCAGGACATCTCCAGCACCTCGCTGGCGGTCGTGGAGATGTACTTCGTGGCGTCGATCTGGTACCTGATCCTGACCACGATCTTCAGCATCGTCCAGTACTACATCGAACGCCGTTACGCCCGCGGTTCGACGCGCAACCTGCCGCCGACCCCGCTGCAGCGGCTGAAGAGGAACCTCCGTCTGTTCGGTTCGTTCCGCCGCCCGGAGGTGGCCCGATGA